Proteins co-encoded in one Yamadazyma tenuis chromosome 1, complete sequence genomic window:
- a CDS encoding uncharacterized protein (COG:E; EggNog:ENOG503NU3Y) — MNKLKSTTSYGLEAIASRTEDHIHKILSNKSEIRDVDAKEAANDEDLLAQIGYKQELNRSYSTLQVFGIAYSIMGLLPSIVSTLAIGLEGGPASLVWGWFVAGLFILSIGISMSILSSAIPTSGGLFYWTNYYCPDSLRVPLSFVIGCSNSLALCGGLCSINYGFAFEVLAAVYINKDGDFNITNGKLYGVFAACTVSHVIICCLTTGHSAKMQLFSIIINTFVIVLFFIAVPIGAAGHGFNDAAYIFGRIENARTWSKGWSFMLSWMPAVWTIGAFDSCLHMSEEASNASKSIPVGINGSITVCWLVGWCICIVFAACIKDGDVEAVLGSASGSAGAQIIYDALGKEWAVAFMSLIAFAQYLMGSSILIAASRQIWAFARDDGLPLVHRLVKKVNPTVKVPVNATIFGGCLSLILGLLILINATAANALFSLAVTGNYLAWGMPVLLVLLPYGANKFHPGPFYFGTTATTVIHITTVVWIVYIIVMSMFPDSKVVDKGDMNYTVAINGGIWLLSIIYYFVYGYREYSGPKSNLNETPTEGIDFSGTDSDVHNADVVVEDKV; from the coding sequence ATGAATAAGTTGAAAAGCACCACCAGTTACGGCTTGGAAGCCATTGCTTCACGTACTGAGGATCATATCCACAAAATCCTCTCTAATAAATCTGAGATAAGAGACGTTGATGCCAAAGAGGCTGCAAATGATGAGGACTTATTAGCCCAAATCGGGTATAAGCAAGAATTGAACAGATCTTATTCCACCTTGCAGGTTTTTGGAATAGCTTACTCGATCATGGGATTGCTTCCCTCTATCGTGTCGACTCTTGCAATTGGTTTGGAAGGTGGCCCAGCCTCATTGGTTTGGGGGTGGTTTGTCGCAGGGTTGTTTATTTTGAGCATCGGAATTTCGATGTCGATTTTGTCATCTGCAATTCCCACGTCTGGAGGGTTGTTTTACTGGACCAACTATTACTGTCCCGACTCTCTTAGAGTGCCATTAAGTTTTGTGATCGGATGCCTGAACTCGTTGGCTTTGTGTGGAGGACTTTGTTCCATAAACTACGGGTTTGCGTTCGAGGTGTTGGCAGCCGTATATATTAATAAGGATGGGGATTTTAACATCACTAATGGTAAGCTTTACGGGGTTTTTGCTGCATGTACAGTATCACATGTAATCATCTGCTGTTTGACCACCGGCCATTCCGCCAAAATGCAGCTTTTCTCCATCATCATAAACACTTTTGTCATTGTGCTCTTTTTCATCGCGGTGCCCATTGGAGCTGCTGGACACGGTTTCAACGATGCAGCATATATCTTTGGCAGAATAGAAAATGCCAGGACATGGAGCAAAGGCTGGTCTTTTATGTTAAGTTGGATGCCGGCAGTGTGGACAATTGGAGCTTTTGACTCGTGTTTGCACATGAGTGAAGAAGCTTCCAATGCTTCAAAATCCATTCCAGTTGGTATAAACGGTTCAATTACCGTGTGCTGGCTTGTAGGGTGGTGCATTTGTATTGTGTTTGCTGCTTGTATCAAAGATGGAGATGTGGAGGCCGTGTTGGGCTCAGCATCTGGGTCTGCCGGTGCACAAATCATCTATGATGCGTTGGGAAAGGAATGGGCCGTTGCCTTCATGTCGTTGATTGCGTTTGCTCAGTACCTTATGGGCTCTTCCATTCTTATTGCTGCCTCCAGACAAATTTGGGCATTTGCGAGAGATGACGGGTTACCGCTCGTGCACAGACTTGTTAAGAAGGTGAATCCAACCGTCAAAGTGCCAGTTAATGCGACTATTTTCGGTGGATGTTTGTCGTTGattttggggttgttgattttaaTCAACGCCACCGCAGCCAATGCCTTGTTCTCCTTGGCTGTCACTGGTAATTATCTTGCTTGGGGTATGCCTGTGCTTTTGGTGCTCTTGCCATATGGTGCAAACAAGTTCCACCCAGGTCCTTTCTACTTCGGTACGACTGCCACAACAGTCATTCACATTACCACCGTCGTGTGGATTGTGTACATTATTGTGATGTCAATGTTCCCAGACAGTAAGGTTGTTGATAAGGGTGATATGAACTATACTGTTGCTATCAATGGAGGTATCTGGTTGTTGTCCATAATATACTACTTTGTGTACGGATACAGAGAGTACTCCGGTCCTAAGTCTAACTTGAATGAAACCCCTACCGAGGGGATTGACTTTTCAGGCACTGACAGTGACGTCCATAATGCTGatgtggtggttgaagataaAGTGTAG
- the HAT1 gene encoding histone acetyltransferase 1 (COG:B; EggNog:ENOG503NWPI; BUSCO:EOG09263EVJ), translated as MTDLTEALKPELWTVSSNEALKLFVAEPNGTAINFKPAFTYPVFGDSESIFGFKNLVIFLCFDHYTFYPFLNVKYDTKLNDEVEEPKDTIMKFLPESTVFKDEIKWVDAIKNEKETYSIPGTIVGGFESFAIYKIDMKQAAAVELHKRLQILVLLYIEAGSFIDHKDELWDLYVIYDTPNDPEDEPSIVGFVTAYNYWKYPGASNFDAGIKQSRKKISQFVILPNFQGQSIGSKTYSALYDLWLKDDQIVEIVVEDPNEHFDDMRDKSDLNRLKSVINLKDINLTKVKSEAWLETFRVEQKLEKRQFNRLVEMILLSNFKTFKNLSYKNIRLFIKQRLYNKNKEALLSLEKPVRLDKLQTAYQTLEEDYYRILNGLNLYPKRPIEEEANSSKRIKV; from the coding sequence ATGACTGACTTGACAGAGGCGTTGAAGCCCGAACTATGGACGGTATCGTCGAATGAAGCACTAAAATTGTTTGTAGCAGAGCCCAATGGCACAGCTATTAACTTCAAGCCCGCCTTCACGTACCCAGTTTTCGGTGATAGTGAGAGTATTTTCGgattcaagaacttggtcATCTTCTTGTGCTTCGACCACTACACCTTCTATCCATTCTTGAACGTCAAATATGataccaagttgaacgacgAGGTGGAAGAGCCCAAGGACACAATCATGAAGTTTCTTCCTGAGCTGACGGTATTTAAGGATGAAATCAAATGGGTGGATGCTATTAAGAACGAGAAGGAAACATATTCTATTCCAGGCACAATAGTTGGTGGATTCGAGAGCTTTGCCATCTATAAAATCGACATGAAGCAAGCAGCAGCCGTTGAATTGCACAAAAGACTCCAGATCTTAGTATTGTTGTATATTGAAGCAGGTTCTTTCATCGACCACAAGGACGAATTATGGGACTTATATGTGATTTATGATACTCCAAATGACCCTGAAGATGAGCCTTCAATTGTTGGGTTCGTCACAGCCTACAACTACTGGAAGTATCCTGGAGCCTCCAATTTCGACGCAGGTATCAAGCAGCTGAGAAAGAAAATCAGTCAGTTTGTGATTCTACCCAACTTCCAGGGGCAGTCCATCGGCAGCAAAACGTATTCTGCCTTGTACGATTTATGGTTAAAAGACGACCAGATAGTGGAAATTGTGGTGGAGGACCCCAATGAACACTTCGATGATATGAGAGACAAGAGTGATTTGAACAGGCTAAAGCTGGTCATTAACTTGAAAGACATTAACCTCACCAAGGTTAAGTCTGAGGCCTGGCTCGAGACCTTTCGAGTGGAAcagaagttggagaagcgTCAGTTCAACCGGTTGGTGGAGATGATCTTGCTTAGCAACTTCAAGacattcaaaaacttgagCTACAAAAATATCCGACTCTTCATCAAGCAGAGATTGTACAATAAAAACAAAGAGGCGTTGCTCTCATTGGAGAAGCCTGTGCGGTTAGACAAGCTCCAAACCGCGTACCAAACGTTGGAAGAAGACTACTATAGAATCCTTAACGGGTTGAACTTGTATCCCAAGAGACCCATTGAAGAGGAGGCAAACCTGTCGAAGAGAATTAAAGTATAG
- the LSP1 gene encoding lipid-binding protein (COG:S; EggNog:ENOG503NWMJ), translating into MHRTYSLRSQKAPTASQLQSPPPPTSSTKSSFFGKGGIASHFRKTVAGNTGPELSRKLSQYIKMEKNVMRALELTARERRDVAKQLSAWGEENDDDVSDVTDKLGVLIYEIGELEDQYIDKYDQYRLTLKTIRNIESSVQPSRDRKQKITDEIAHLKYKDPQSPKIPVLEQELVRAEAESLVAEAQLSNITREQLKAAYNYQFDATRELAEKYALIAGYGKALLELLDDSAVTPGETRAAYDGYEASKQIIIDAENALASWTLDAAAVKPTLSLHQSEYDEPEQDQLDEAEEEFAKHDENGTAI; encoded by the coding sequence ATGCATAGAACTTATTCCTTAAGATCCCAAAAGGCACCCACCGCTTCTCAATTGCAAAGCCCcccacctccaacttcGTCTACCAAGTCTCTGTTCTTCGGTAAGGGAGGTATTGCTTCCCACTTCAGAAAAACAGTGGCTGGAAACACTGGACCTGAATTATCTAGAAAATTGAGTCAATACATTAAAATGGAAAAGAACGTCATGAGAGCCTTGGAATTGACCGccagagaaagaagagacGTGGCCAAGCAATTGAGTGCTTGGGGTGAAGAAAATGACGATGATGTTTCTGACGTGACTGACAAGTTGGGAGTTTTAATCTACGAGATTGGTGAATTGGAGGACCAATACATCGACAAGTATGATCAATACAGACTCACCTTGAAGACCATCAGAAACATTGAATCATCGGTGCAACCTTCTAGAGacagaaaacaaaaaatcACCGATGAAATTGCTCATTTGAAATACAAGGACCCTCAGAGCCCAAAGATTCCAGTTTTGGAACAAGAATTGGTCAGAGCCGAAGCCGAGTCTTTGGTGGCCGAAGCTCAATTGTCTAACATCACCAGAGAACAATTGAAGGCTGCTTACAACTACCAATTCGATGCTACTAGAGAATTAGCTGAAAAGTACGCTTTGATTGCTGGATACGGTAAGGCCTTattggaattgttggacGATTCTGCCGTCACCCCTGGTGAAACCAGAGCTGCTTATGACGGTTATGAAGCTTCcaaacaaatcatcattgatgCAGAAAATGCCTTGGcttcttggactttggATGCTGCTGCTGTCAAGCCAACGTTGTCCTTACACCAGTCTGAATACGATGAACCAGaacaagatcaacttgacgaagctgaagaagaatttgccAAGCATGACGAAAACGGCACTGCCATTTAA
- the VPS70_1 gene encoding Vacuolar protein sorting-associated protein 70 (EggNog:ENOG503NUU3; COG:O,P; MEROPS:MER0005238) produces MPDIEDEDRGRPGNTNQQTTVSPDTISIPINSQFIASSTPNDHSNIQSPILSFTSNDTEARPLLSTHFVSNYNSDDNSVSSYSGDSVNKYSESVTDKIVKFSKRRFWWFCGLGIIAVLILQLSFLPRTSLSRDYRRLHGLHLTKADVKRNYLLYSGEKTFEQYSNQQVINWMLSNFTAINSESPVNLLSNDNMKLTRFVEDKFNEYGFTTTLMRYDTGLNKPSNSFVKLFDTKGDLVYDANMLDLKYKTPSYYGFGLNGTFKGNFIFVNQGTENDYSALSANGFSSEGKIVIIKSPISCTLSVAEKIDIAQSHGVKGLIHFVEYSKDTKQNYKIDKNLNSLITRDTAVLEGIGSSGFKTPKIPVLPMSLTALQPILNTLNSEGKSFKDWTYFPETKGFELEVGSSFEDSKERKATNIIGTLEGIIKDGVIVIGASRDSFDSVNPLSNQVVLLEIMRHFHKLVKLGWKPLRTIQFVSFDGSRNGLIGSNSLLDDKTTKLPILSYINIEEDAVRGSDFMVDSNPLLDHVIKKVSKLIPFPKSSGPFKRLPKLETFDDDDYDGDDDDNDDDDDDDDDDDDHLSSLYKYWRVQSNNTINNDLGNSIWRTDAFPFQYHSAIPVVNVKFENNPKRDSAIYVPNSNHYSYKWLVSRNIDEEFTLHTSLIQFLGMLLISLSEHEVIDFKTQDYFEYIQQKIQQFKDKNKDTLAKWASKDITKYLDTSFFNFVGDVDDIVTFKNLCDKFTQISDGLTQQSSIYDQYNYEVETGLIQDYPWYQSYKKLKLWAQFKVSNYKLLHIDKDLSRKGDTTKTKTSSWFNHLIYNRPKGGASSSIFADAQDAINTQSLEKASRIIFEMYEKLKGLDKKMS; encoded by the coding sequence ATGCCAGACATAGAGGATGAAGACAGGGGTAGACCTGGGAACACAAACCAGCAGACAACGGTATCTCCGGATACCATTTCCATTCCCATCAATTCCCAGTTCATTGCAAGCAGCACTCCCAATGATCACAGCAATATCCAAAGTCCAATTTTAAGTTTTACTCTGAACGACACGGAAGCACGTCCTTTGCTTAGCACTCACTTTGTATCGAATTATAATAGTGACGATAACAGTGTAAGTAGCTACAGTGGTGACTCAGTCAACAAATATAGCGAACTGGTGACAGATAAAATTgtcaagttttcaaagaGACGATTCTGGTGGTTCTGCGGATTGGGAATAATAGCAGTATTGATCCTTCAGTTATCTTTTTTGCCTAGAACATCACTCAGCAGAGACTATAGGCGATTACATGGGTTGCATTTGACGAAGGCCGATGTTAAGAGAAATTATTTGTTATACTCTGGTGAAAAGACGTTTGAGCAGTATAGCAACCAGCAGGTGATAAACTGGATGTTGCTGAATTTTACCGCCATCAACTCAGAAAGTCCcgtcaacttgttgagtaATGATAACATGAAATTGACCCGGTTCGTGGAAGACAAATTCAACGAATATGGGTTCACGACGACGTTAATGAGATATGACACTGGTTTGAACAAACCTTCCAATTCGtttgtcaagttgtttgacACTAAAGGTGATTTGGTCTACGATGCCAATATGCTAGATTTGAAGTACAAAACTCCTAGCTACTATGGGTTTGGACTAAATGGCACTTTTAAAGGTAATTTTATTTTCGTCAATCAAGGCACCGAAAACGATTACCTGGCACTCTCTGCTAATGGATTTAGCTCAGAGGGTAAGATTGTTATTATCAAGTCTCCAATATCTTGTACGTTAAGTGTGGCGGAAAAGATTGATATTGCTCAATCCCATGGTGTAAAAGGGTTGATTCACTTTGTGGAATACAGTAAAGATACTAAACAGAACTACAAAATTGACAAGAATTTAAATTCTTTGATTACGAGAGATACAGCCGTTCTAGAAGGCATCGGTTCTTCTGGTTTCAAAACACCTAAGATCCCGGTATTGCCTATGAGCTTAACGGCGCTTCAACCAATATTAAATACTTTGAATAGTGAAGGGAAGTCATTCAAGGATTGGACTTATTTCCCTGAAACTAAAGGATTCGAATTGGAGGTAGGTagttcttttgaagatagCAAGGAAAGGAAAGCCACCAACATTATTGGGACTTTGGAAGGTATAATCAAGGATGGAGTTATTGTAATTGGTGCTTCTAGAGATTCATTTGATTCTGTAAACCCATTGAGCAATCAGGTGGTTTTATTAGAAATAATGAGACACTTCCAcaagttggtcaaattgGGTTGGAAACCCTTAAGAACCATTCAGTTCGTATCTTTTGACGGATCACGAAATGGTTTAATAGGGTCTAATTCTCTTCTTGACGATAAGACCACCAAATTGCCCATTTTGTCATATATCaacattgaagaagacgctGTTCGTGGCAGTGACTTTATGGTGGACTCCAATCCATTGTTAGACCATGTTATAAAGAAGGTGAGCAAGCTCATACCCTTTCCGAAGAGTTCAGGTCCCTTCAAACGGTTACCAAAACTCGAAAcatttgatgatgacgattATGACGgcgatgatgatgacaatgacgacgacgatgatgatgatgatgatgacgacgatCACCTTAGCTCATTATACAAATACTGGAGAGTACAAAGTAACAACACAATCAACAACGATTTGGGAAACTCGATCTGGAGAACAGATGCCTTCCCTTTCCAGTATCATTCCGCTATACCCGTTGTAAATGTGAAGTTTGAGAATAACCCCAAAAGAGATTCGGCGATTTATGTTCCTAACTCTAACCACTACTCGTATAAGTGGCTTGTTTCTCGAAacattgatgaagagttcACTTTGCACACTCTGTTGATCCAGTTTTTGGGAATGCTTCTTATCAGTTTAAGTGAACATGAAGTgattgatttcaaaactCAGGACTACTTCGAATACATTCAACAAAAAATACAGCAATTTAAAGATAAAAACAAAGACACCTTGGCCAAATGGGCCTCGAAAGATATCACAAAATACTTGGATACTTcctttttcaactttgttggagatgtGGATGACATCgtcaccttcaagaatttgtgTGACAAGTTCACCCAAATATCTGACGGTTTGACACAACAGTCTTCCATCTACGACCAGTACAATTATGAGGTGGAAACAGGCTTGATTCAAGATTACCCTTGGTATCAGTCATATAAAAAGCTCAAGCTTTGGGCACAGTTCAAAGTATCAAACtacaaacttcttcatatCGACAAGGATTTGAGCAGAAAGGGAGATACTACAAAAACGAAAACGTCCTCCTGGTTCAACCATTTGATATACAACAGGCCCAAAGGTGGAGCGTCTTCCTCCATCTTTGCTGATGCCCAGGATGCTATTAATACCCAGAGCCTTGAAAAGGCTTCTCGAATCATATTTGAAATGTACGAGAAGCTCAAAGGTTTAGATAAGAAAATGTCTtaa
- a CDS encoding uncharacterized protein (COG:E; EggNog:ENOG503NU3Y), whose translation MSHLATVTSHGLTSLRSRTENHINQVLSNRSEVRHVDAKEAADDEDLLAQIGYRQELSRRFSTFQVFGIAFSIMGLLPSIVSILTSGLEGGPASLVWGWLVSGFLILCIGLSMSVMSSAIPTSGGLFYWTNYYCPDSFRVPLSFVIGCSNSLALCAGFCSINYGFAFEVLAAVYINKDGDFTITNGKLYGVFAGCVISHVILCCLTTTHTAKLQSFSIYTNCFLIVLFFIAVPIGASKNIGFNDAGFIFGKIENHRTWNTGWSFMLSWMPAVWTIGAFDSCLHMSEEASNATRSIPVGINGSITVCWLVGFCICCVFAACIKDGDTARVLSTPTGSVGAQIILDALGKEWAVAFMSLIAFAQYLMGASTLIAASRQIWAFARDDGLPFVHKLVKKVDPKIKVPVNATIFGGCLSLILGLLILINSTAANALFSLYIAGNYLAWGTPILLVLLPFGAAKFEPGPFYFGKVITTSIHVITVVWIAFIIVLSMFPDNKEVDKETMNYTIAINGGVWSLTTVYYFVYGYKYYTGPKSNLEVVDAASGSDTDVQNIDEMIGEKA comes from the coding sequence ATGAGTCATTTAGCCACTGTTACAAGTCATGGATTGACATCTCTCAGGTCTCGGACTGAAAATCATATAAATCAGGTTCTTTCAAACCGCTCGGAAGTCAGGCATGTGGATGCGAAAGAAGCGGCTGACGATGAAGATCTTTTGGCACAGATTGGATACAGACAAGAATTAAGCAGACGGTTTAGTACCTTTCAGGTGTTTGGAATTGCCTTTTCCATTATGGGATTACTTCCCTCGATCGTGTCCATCTTGACCTCGGGACTTGAAGGTGGCCCAGCATCATTAGTTTGGGGCTGGCTTGTATCCGGATTCCTTATTCTTTGCATAGGGTTGTCGATGTCGGTAATGTCGCTGGCGATTCCCACATCGGGAGGATTGTTCTACTGGACCAACTACTACTGTCCGGATTCATTTCGAGTGCCATTGAGTTTTGTAATTGGATGTTCCAATTCGTTGGCTTTGTGTGCTGGGTTCTGCTCAATTAACTACGGGTTTGCTTTTGAGGTGTTGGCCGCTGTTTACATCAACAAGGACGGGGACTTCACCATAACGAACGGAAAGTTGTACGGAGTTTTTGCCGGGTGTGTGATTTCCCACGTTATTTTATGTTGCTTGACCACCACCCATACCGCCAAATTACAGTCTTTTTCCATCTACACCAACTGTTTTCTTATTgttttgttcttcatcGCCGTGCCCATTGGTGCTTCCAAAAATATTGGATTCAATGACGCTGGCTTCATCTTTGGCAAAATCGAAAATCACAGAACTTGGAATACTGGTTGGTCGTTTATGTTGAGTTGGATGCCGGCAGTGTGGACAATTGGAGCTTTTGACTCGTGTTTGCACATGAGTGAAGAAGCTTCTAATGCCACTAGATCCATCCCTGTTGGAATCAACGGTTCGATCACGGTGTGCTGGTTGGTTGGCTTTTGCATCTGTTgtgtttttgcagcctgTATTAAAGATGGTGATACTGCCAGAGTCTTAAGTACTCCAACCGGCTCTGTTGGTGCTCAGATCATCCTCGATGCATTGGGAAAGGAATGGGCGGTTGCGTTCATGTCCTTGATAGCGTTTGCTCAGTATCTTATGGGAGCTTCTACGTTAATTGCAGCCTCAAGACAGATTTGGGCTTTTGCTAGGGACGATGGTTTACCATTTGTACACAAGCTTGTCAAGAAAGTTGACCCTAAGATCAAGGTTCCTGTGAATGCCACTATATTTGGAGGATGTTTATCGTTGATTTTGGGCTTGCTAATTTTAATCAACTCGACTGCCGCAAACGCGTTGTTCTCCTTATACATTGCAGGTAACTATTTGGCTTGGGGAACTCCAATCCTCTTGGTGTTATTGCCATTTGGAGCCGCTAAGTTTGAACCCGGTCCATTTTATTTTGGTAAGGTTATCACCACTCTGATCCACGTTATTACTGTTGTATGGATTGCATTTATCATTGTTTTGAGTATGTTCCCAGACAATAAGGAGGTGGATAAAGAAACCATGAACTACACTATTGCCATCAATGGTGGAGTATGGTCGCTTACCACCGTGTACTATTTTGTTTATGGGTACAAATACTACACGGGACCCAAGTCTAACTTGGAGGTGGTAGATGCTGCTTCAGGGTCTGATACTGATGTACAaaatattgatgaaatgaTAGGAGAGAAAGCTTAA